The proteins below are encoded in one region of Podarcis raffonei isolate rPodRaf1 chromosome 8, rPodRaf1.pri, whole genome shotgun sequence:
- the TERF2IP gene encoding telomeric repeat-binding factor 2-interacting protein 1 isoform X2: MLGTAEAEGEPDGSAPPPRLFFQREDGSPLSFYVRPGAAKVELTPLIVRHGGRLCRVQEPGAVLLARPGEVPPRTSGVFISASYVADCVARQELLPLETYRLQPPPVTADTGAAEGRLPFSEVEDQAILLHLQRSKSGSSGRQAAGSGNAVWKEMEKARVTRHSWQAMRDRYLKHLRGKEDLCLPAQRRKLRSSSESAAASQSEEVEDVPQPEDQSHTAEGPKGDSESPSSTKDTFSEHMALKTSEEEAPPNPKIRVLEFVSGGDSAEPPSQPPVAEQQPAAPSAVEVATAVEDIKHFMEKFDVDLTTVTQAFLKNSGEVAAVECCLQTGQSLGGCPLWSRQDDVDLLKGDEDLRSKLVAKYGAENVNRRVAFRKS; the protein is encoded by the exons ATGCTGGGCACAGCGGAGGCAGAGGGTGAGCCGGATGGCTCTGCCCCGCCGCCTCGGCTGTTCTTCCAGCGGGAGGACGGCAGCCCCCTGAGCTTCTACGTGCGCCCCGGGGCGGCCAAGGTGGAGCTGACCCCGCTGATCGTGCGCCACGGCGGGCGCCTGTGCCGCGTGCAGGAGCCGGGCGCGGTGCTGCTGGCCCGGCCGGGAGAGGTGCCGCCGAGAACCTCGGGGGTCTTCATCTCCGCCAGCTACGTCGCCGACTGCGTGGCCCGCCAGGAGCTCCTGCCGCTGGAGACATACCGCCTGCAACCACCGCCGGTCACCGCGGACACGGGCGCTGCCGAGGGCCGCCTGCCTTTCAGCGAGGTGGAAGACCAGGCCATCCTGCTGCACCTGCAGAGGAGCAAgagtggcagcagcggcaggcaggcagccggCAGTGGCAACGCTGTCtggaaggagatggagaaggccCGGGTCACGCGGCACTCCTGGCAGGCCATGCGCGACCGCTACCTGAAGCACTTGCGGGGCAAGGAAgacctctgcctgcctgcccagaGACGCAAGCTCAGAAGCTCGTCTGAATCTGCTGCTG CCTCCCAAAGTGAGGAAGTCGAGGATGTTCCCCAGCCAGAGGATCAAAGCCACACTGCGGAAGGACCAAAG ggagacagtGAGAGCCCCAGCTCCACAAAAGACACCTTTTCAGAACACATGGCGCTCAAGACCTCTGAAGAAGAAGCACCTCCTAATCCCAAAATCAGGGTGCTTGAGTTTGTATCTGGTGGAGATTCTgctgagcccccaagccagcccccAGTGGCAGAGCAGCAGCCTGCAGCTCCCTCAGCTGTGGAGGTGGCCACGGCAGTGGAGGACATAAAGCATTTCATGGAGAAGTTTGACGTGGACCTGACAACTGTGACAcaagcttttttgaaaaacagTGGGGAAGTGGCAGCTGTGGAATGTTGCCTGCAGACGGGGCAGTCCTTGGGTGGCTGCCCTCTTTGGAGCAGGCAGGATGATGTGGACTTGCTGAAGGGGGATGAAGACCTCAGAAGCAAGCTAGTGGCAAAATATGGAGCGGAGAATGTGAACAGGCGTGTGGCATTCAGGAAAAGTTAG
- the TERF2IP gene encoding telomeric repeat-binding factor 2-interacting protein 1 isoform X1 — protein sequence MLGTAEAEGEPDGSAPPPRLFFQREDGSPLSFYVRPGAAKVELTPLIVRHGGRLCRVQEPGAVLLARPGEVPPRTSGVFISASYVADCVARQELLPLETYRLQPPPVTADTGAAEGRLPFSEVEDQAILLHLQRSKSGSSGRQAAGSGNAVWKEMEKARVTRHSWQAMRDRYLKHLRGKEDLCLPAQRRKLRSSSESAAAASQSEEVEDVPQPEDQSHTAEGPKGDSESPSSTKDTFSEHMALKTSEEEAPPNPKIRVLEFVSGGDSAEPPSQPPVAEQQPAAPSAVEVATAVEDIKHFMEKFDVDLTTVTQAFLKNSGEVAAVECCLQTGQSLGGCPLWSRQDDVDLLKGDEDLRSKLVAKYGAENVNRRVAFRKS from the exons ATGCTGGGCACAGCGGAGGCAGAGGGTGAGCCGGATGGCTCTGCCCCGCCGCCTCGGCTGTTCTTCCAGCGGGAGGACGGCAGCCCCCTGAGCTTCTACGTGCGCCCCGGGGCGGCCAAGGTGGAGCTGACCCCGCTGATCGTGCGCCACGGCGGGCGCCTGTGCCGCGTGCAGGAGCCGGGCGCGGTGCTGCTGGCCCGGCCGGGAGAGGTGCCGCCGAGAACCTCGGGGGTCTTCATCTCCGCCAGCTACGTCGCCGACTGCGTGGCCCGCCAGGAGCTCCTGCCGCTGGAGACATACCGCCTGCAACCACCGCCGGTCACCGCGGACACGGGCGCTGCCGAGGGCCGCCTGCCTTTCAGCGAGGTGGAAGACCAGGCCATCCTGCTGCACCTGCAGAGGAGCAAgagtggcagcagcggcaggcaggcagccggCAGTGGCAACGCTGTCtggaaggagatggagaaggccCGGGTCACGCGGCACTCCTGGCAGGCCATGCGCGACCGCTACCTGAAGCACTTGCGGGGCAAGGAAgacctctgcctgcctgcccagaGACGCAAGCTCAGAAGCTCGTCTGAATCTGCTGCTG CAGCCTCCCAAAGTGAGGAAGTCGAGGATGTTCCCCAGCCAGAGGATCAAAGCCACACTGCGGAAGGACCAAAG ggagacagtGAGAGCCCCAGCTCCACAAAAGACACCTTTTCAGAACACATGGCGCTCAAGACCTCTGAAGAAGAAGCACCTCCTAATCCCAAAATCAGGGTGCTTGAGTTTGTATCTGGTGGAGATTCTgctgagcccccaagccagcccccAGTGGCAGAGCAGCAGCCTGCAGCTCCCTCAGCTGTGGAGGTGGCCACGGCAGTGGAGGACATAAAGCATTTCATGGAGAAGTTTGACGTGGACCTGACAACTGTGACAcaagcttttttgaaaaacagTGGGGAAGTGGCAGCTGTGGAATGTTGCCTGCAGACGGGGCAGTCCTTGGGTGGCTGCCCTCTTTGGAGCAGGCAGGATGATGTGGACTTGCTGAAGGGGGATGAAGACCTCAGAAGCAAGCTAGTGGCAAAATATGGAGCGGAGAATGTGAACAGGCGTGTGGCATTCAGGAAAAGTTAG